A stretch of the Thermodesulfobacteriota bacterium genome encodes the following:
- a CDS encoding PIN domain-containing protein, with product MKNIHVVDANVILRYLLADHPDHHQRARVFFEGVIRGDTRAFIPEGVLVECVYVLLKVYGVPRAEVADRLLGVLGYRGVANEDRAVLLAALRLFAKKPVDIVDALVVATAEARGWQTFSFDRDISKLVR from the coding sequence GTGAAAAACATCCACGTCGTTGATGCCAACGTGATACTCCGCTATCTGCTGGCCGACCATCCCGATCATCATCAACGGGCGAGAGTGTTCTTCGAGGGGGTGATTCGGGGTGATACGCGCGCCTTCATCCCCGAGGGCGTTCTCGTCGAATGTGTCTATGTTCTCCTCAAGGTCTACGGCGTGCCCCGAGCCGAGGTCGCCGATCGGCTCTTGGGGGTACTCGGGTATCGGGGGGTTGCAAACGAAGACCGAGCGGTCCTTCTTGCTGCCCTGAGGCTCTTCGCCAAGAAGCCCGTGGACATCGTCGATGCCCTCGTGGTGGCCACCGCGGAAGCCAGGGGTTGGCAAACATTCAGCTTTGATCGCGATATTTCGAAACTTGTCCGGTAA
- a CDS encoding AbrB/MazE/SpoVT family DNA-binding domain-containing protein, protein MQPVERVVKVSPKGQITLPRGVRELLASDTVRIVADEDTIRIEPVRDLAGSLSRYALPSVSPDQEKDTAWTEAMREKHPRR, encoded by the coding sequence ATGCAACCCGTGGAAAGAGTCGTCAAGGTGTCGCCGAAGGGGCAGATCACCTTGCCCCGGGGGGTAAGGGAACTGCTCGCTTCGGATACCGTTCGGATCGTGGCGGACGAAGACACCATTCGCATCGAACCGGTGCGGGACCTTGCGGGAAGCCTCAGCCGCTACGCACTGCCATCGGTCTCCCCCGATCAGGAGAAGGACACGGCGTGGACGGAGGCGATGCGTGAAAAACATCCACGTCGTTGA
- a CDS encoding DUF5666 domain-containing protein yields the protein MKTRIVRWLLAPALFSLALLPACGGSSGGSSGGGTGGSGSAFVSGTIDSFGSIRVNGLTLETPAGTPVKIDDNPKGLDDLQVGMVVRVEAELNDDRVTGRAEGIEAVHELKGPVTAVLNPSTGTIGVLNQVVRLIDTTVFADLPGGAGSLVVGDFVEVSGFRSADGSFRATRVQRKGAGFDDVPEAELEVKGTVANLDTTADTFRLGTLTVDYGLAVLDPSVAAAGGLANGLVVEVKSDQDLLGGAVVASFIKAENPELEHGIEVRAKGIITSFVSATDFEVDGRFVTTTAQTQFRRGTAASLAVGRVVEVEGEVNDQGVLVVREVSFELAKTVKLQGDVSAKTASSVTVLGVTVQVNASTILRDKRDDVSPFGLDQLQVGDRVDLRGFLEGGSAVAARLEREDPRSDGRVILQGPSSGVAGDVVTVLGAEVDTSTVSDSRFENAARQDITRAAFLQAAGVAGTLVKFRGTQTPAGITWERAELEAPKAFANDGSNEFEFELEVENETENETENETENETETPG from the coding sequence ATGAAGACAAGAATCGTTCGTTGGTTGCTGGCCCCGGCCCTGTTCAGCCTCGCCCTGCTCCCCGCCTGCGGGGGCAGCAGTGGGGGGAGCAGCGGCGGCGGAACCGGGGGTTCCGGGTCCGCGTTCGTCTCGGGCACCATCGACAGCTTCGGCAGTATCCGGGTCAACGGCCTGACCCTCGAGACTCCCGCCGGGACTCCGGTGAAGATCGACGACAACCCCAAGGGCCTCGACGACCTCCAGGTGGGCATGGTGGTGCGCGTGGAGGCGGAGCTCAACGACGACCGGGTCACCGGCCGGGCCGAGGGCATCGAGGCCGTACACGAGCTCAAGGGGCCGGTGACGGCCGTGCTCAACCCGAGTACCGGCACCATCGGCGTCCTCAATCAGGTGGTGCGCCTGATCGACACCACGGTCTTTGCCGATCTCCCCGGGGGCGCAGGCTCTCTGGTGGTCGGAGATTTCGTGGAGGTGAGCGGATTTCGGTCCGCCGACGGCTCCTTCCGGGCCACCCGGGTCCAGCGCAAGGGAGCCGGCTTCGACGACGTGCCCGAGGCCGAGCTCGAGGTCAAGGGGACCGTGGCGAACCTGGACACCACGGCCGACACCTTTCGGCTCGGCACGTTGACCGTCGACTACGGCCTGGCGGTGCTCGACCCGAGCGTCGCGGCGGCGGGCGGCCTGGCCAACGGCCTCGTGGTAGAAGTGAAGAGCGACCAGGATCTCCTTGGCGGTGCGGTGGTCGCTTCCTTCATCAAGGCTGAGAACCCCGAGCTCGAGCACGGCATCGAGGTGCGGGCCAAGGGCATCATCACCTCGTTTGTCTCGGCCACGGACTTCGAGGTGGACGGCCGCTTCGTGACCACCACGGCCCAGACCCAGTTCCGGCGCGGCACCGCGGCCAGCCTGGCCGTCGGCAGGGTCGTGGAGGTGGAGGGCGAGGTGAACGATCAGGGCGTGCTCGTGGTCCGAGAGGTCTCCTTCGAGCTCGCCAAGACCGTGAAGCTCCAGGGCGACGTGAGCGCGAAGACGGCGAGCAGCGTTACCGTGCTCGGGGTGACCGTGCAGGTGAATGCGTCGACCATCCTGCGCGACAAGCGCGACGACGTCTCCCCCTTCGGGCTGGACCAGCTCCAGGTGGGCGACCGGGTCGACCTGCGCGGCTTCCTGGAGGGCGGCAGCGCCGTGGCCGCCCGGCTGGAGCGGGAAGACCCCCGGTCCGACGGTCGGGTGATCCTCCAGGGGCCGAGCTCCGGCGTCGCGGGAGACGTGGTGACCGTGCTCGGCGCCGAGGTGGACACCTCCACGGTGAGCGACAGCCGCTTCGAGAACGCCGCCCGGCAAGACATCACCCGCGCGGCGTTCCTCCAGGCAGCCGGCGTGGCCGGCACCCTGGTGAAGTTCCGGGGCACCCAGACGCCGGCCGGCATCACCTGGGAGCGCGCCGAGCTCGAAGCGCCCAAGGCCTTCGCCAACGACGGCTCCAACGAGTTCGAGTTCGAGCTCGAAGTGGAGAACGAAACCGAGAACGAGACGGAAAACGAGACGGAAAACGAGACGGAGACCCCGGGCTGA
- a CDS encoding DUF6502 family protein has product MATQTSRALAAATDKILRSLARVLLRHGVAYGEFAEWAKRAFVAAADDGFGLPGRRPSASRAAVLTGLSRKEVTRLRRQPEPADADAELRYNRAARVVSAWVREPGFQAAPGADQGAAEPAPLPAEGPGASFSELVRRFSGDVPARAVLDELLRVGTVARLPDGRIELLERSYVPRMSAQEKIEILGTDVSDLIAAIGHNLDAPPEEAFFQRKVSYDNLPDEASAALRREAGRRAQALIEELDRLFARHDRDVTPEVAGAGRKRLVTGVYVFEEDVPAEPPPLSHGEEAAVRGTEIHASSPEPPAAAVRRARPNPPAPRGKEGAARP; this is encoded by the coding sequence ATGGCTACCCAGACCTCCCGAGCCCTCGCGGCTGCCACCGACAAGATCCTGCGAAGCCTGGCCCGGGTGCTCCTGCGCCACGGCGTGGCGTACGGAGAGTTCGCCGAGTGGGCCAAGCGGGCCTTCGTGGCTGCGGCCGACGACGGTTTTGGTCTTCCCGGGCGCCGGCCGTCGGCGTCGCGGGCGGCGGTGCTCACGGGGCTCTCCCGCAAGGAAGTGACGCGGCTGCGCCGCCAGCCCGAGCCGGCGGACGCGGACGCGGAGCTGCGGTACAACCGGGCGGCCCGGGTCGTCAGCGCGTGGGTGCGGGAGCCGGGGTTCCAGGCAGCCCCAGGGGCCGACCAGGGCGCTGCGGAGCCCGCGCCCCTGCCGGCGGAGGGGCCTGGGGCGAGCTTTTCCGAGCTGGTGCGCCGCTTCAGCGGGGATGTTCCCGCCCGGGCCGTGCTCGACGAGCTCCTGCGGGTCGGCACGGTCGCGCGGCTTCCCGACGGGCGGATCGAGCTGCTGGAACGGTCCTACGTTCCCCGGATGAGCGCGCAGGAGAAGATCGAGATCCTCGGCACCGACGTCTCGGACCTCATCGCCGCCATCGGGCACAACCTGGACGCGCCCCCGGAGGAGGCGTTCTTCCAGCGCAAGGTGTCCTACGACAACCTCCCCGACGAAGCGTCGGCGGCCCTGCGCCGGGAGGCGGGCCGACGGGCCCAGGCCCTGATCGAAGAGCTCGACCGGCTCTTCGCCCGTCACGACCGCGACGTGACGCCGGAGGTGGCGGGGGCCGGGCGCAAGCGCCTGGTGACCGGGGTGTACGTGTTCGAGGAGGACGTTCCCGCCGAACCGCCGCCGCTGAGCCACGGTGAAGAGGCGGCGGTTCGCGGCACCGAGATCCACGCTTCGTCACCCGAACCGCCGGCGGCTGCCGTGCGACGCGCGCGGCCGAACCCACCGGCGCCGCGCGGAAAAGAGGGAGCCGCCCGGCCATGA